Proteins co-encoded in one Papaver somniferum cultivar HN1 chromosome 5, ASM357369v1, whole genome shotgun sequence genomic window:
- the LOC113278948 gene encoding uncharacterized protein LOC113278948, protein MENHTSVLARVRSMFLTRKTSLPVSTSISVSICDKWMPPSIGWIKCNTGGVFDIISGANGAGYVMRDFTRKAIFCASLVFEVLSAEEAEARAIWAVLKKTLEEPLTHIIIESDAKSLIDQFSARNFEGNSRTDAIFKDVQFFSSKLVACIFTFQPRYCNSVAQWAKNNNSTMYWSTPPVWLLATVEEDHLPF, encoded by the coding sequence ATGGAAAACCATACTTCTGTCCTTGCTAGAGTCAGATCTATGTTCCTCACTAGGAAGACTAGTCTGCCTGTTTCTACTTCTATCTCTGTCAGTAtttgtgataaatggatgccTCCCTCTATTGGTTGGATTAAATGCAATACTGGTGGTGTCTTTGATATTATTTCTGGAGCAAATGGTGCAGGGTATGTGATGCGAGATTTCACAAGAAAAGCAATCTTTTGTGCATCCTTAGTGTTTGAAGTTCTttctgctgaagaagctgaagcaagagcCATCTGGGCGGTTCTGAAGAAAACTTTGGAGGAACCTCTAACTCACATCATCATAGAAAGTGATGCAAAGTCCCTTATCGATCAATTTTCAGCTAGGAATTTCGAGGGGAACTCGCGTACTGATGCTATCTTTAAAGACGTTCAGTTTTTCTCTTCTAAGTTAGTTGCATGTATCTTTACTTTCCAACCTCGTTATTGTAATTCTGTAGCTCAATGGGCTAAAAACAACAATTCTACCATGTACTGGTCTACCCCTCCTGTCTGGCTTTTAGCAACAGTTGAGGAGGACCATTTGCCTTTTTGA